CCTGTCAACCCGCCCGCGGGGACCCGTCCGACGTGCGAGAAAAAGGGGACGGTGAACGCCCGGACAGGTCTCTCGACATCGAGAAAACCGATCGCGGGAGCGGCGACGAAGAACCATTCGAGGGAATGAAGGGTCTTCACGACCTGTTGTCATACATGTCGGCTCACCCGATGACCGACCGGAGGGGATCGTGGGAAAGAACTACATCGACATCGAGAACGACCACGGCGAGACGCTGCGCTACCGCAAGCACGTCAACGGTCGAGGCCTCGTCGCGCACGGCGCGAAGGTCCACCCGACGGCGCTGGTCGAGAACGGCGCCTACGTCGAACCCCGGCGTGCAGATCGCCGCGGGTGTTCGTGTCGGCCGCGGCGCGTGGATCGAGTCGGACGCCGTGATCGGACCGGAGGCGCACATCGAGCCGCACGCGCACATCTGCGCCGGGGCCGTCATCGGCGCGGGCGCCCACATCGGCGTCCGGACGCAGGTGGGCCACAACGCCCGCATCGCCGTCGGCTCGCTGATCGGCGACGACGAGATCATCAACGACGGCGAAGCCGTCGCCACCGACCGCCGGGGGCTACGCCTGGCCGCGTGAGCCACCGCACCCACGGCATCCACGACCCGCACGACTCCTCGGAGCGTGCGGGTTTGTTCGTTCCCCCACGCCCGGGCACTCCGGCCGCGAACCGGCGCAGCCGTCGCACCCGCCCCGCGAGTCCCACAGCACCCACCCCGCCGCGTGACCACTATGACCGAAAGTCGCGCACGCCGCGGTCCGTGGCGATCCTGGTCAGGCACGGTTGGGGCGACCGTGCTACTCAACGTTCGATGAGGAACGGGGTGAGAGGTGCAGACGCGACGGTCGTGGAGCATCGCCGGCCGGGTCTTCGGCATCCAGATGGGCGCAGTTCTGGGCGCGCTCGGTCTTCTCGTCACGGCGCTGAGCATCGAGGCGCAGTGGAACGCCGAGAGCGAGGCACGCGACCGCAGCCTCTCGGTGTGCCGCATGCTGGCATCCACGCCCGAGGTCGTCGACGCGTTCGCGGACGCCGATCCGACCGCCTCGCTCCAGCCCCGCGCCCGGTCGGCGATGGCGGCATCCGGTGTGGACTTCATCACGATCATGACCACCGACGGCGTCCGCCTGACGCACCCCAACCCCGACCAGATCGGCAAGCAGTTCCTCGGCACCATCAGCGCCGCTCAACGCGGCGAGACTCTCGTCGAGACCTTCACCGGCACGCTCGGGCCGTCCGTGCGTGCGGTGGTCCCGATCGTCGACAACGACGAGACGCTGGTGGGCATCGTGTCAGCGGGGGTGACGACCCGGCAGATCTCGGATGCCGTACTCCCGCGGCTGCCGCTGATCCTCGTGCTCGCGTGCGTCATCGTGGCGATCGGTACCGCGGCGGCCACCCTGTCGCGACGGGTCGTGCGGCGCGTCGCGGGCGACCTGGCTCCGCAGCGCCTGCGGGGCATGGTGGCGTTCTACGAGTCCGTGCTCCACTCGGTGCGCGAGGGCGTCGTGATCACCGACGAGCGGGGAGACGTCGTGCTCTACAACGACGAAGCGGCCGATCTGCTCGGTCTGCCGCCCTCCCCCGGCGGTGGTGTCGAGCCGACCCCCGCGGCCGATCTCGGCGTCTCGCCCGACCTCGCGCGCATGCTCGCCAGCGGCACACGCGCGGTGGAGGAGATCCACGCCGGCGCCGACCGCGTGCTGCTGGTCAATCAGGAGCCGATGACACCCTCCGGCTCCCTGCGGGGCGGAAAGAGCGCACCGGGCGCCGTCATGACCCTGCGGGACCACAGCGCGTTGACCGCCCTCAGCGGCGAGCTCGACAGCGTGCGCACCATGTCGGAGGCGCTGCGCTCGCAGACCCATGAACACTCCAACCTCCTGCACACCATCGTCGGTCTACTCGAAGCCGGTGAGGTCGAGGAGGCGGTGGACATCATCGAGGAGTCGAGCCAGGCGAGCCAGAAGCTCACCGACCGCATCGCCGGCGCGCGTCTGGAACCGGCGCTCTCGGCGCTCCTGCTCGGTAAGGCCGCCACGGCCAACGAGTGGGGCGTCGCGTTCGGGGTGTCGCTCGATCAGGATCTCCCCCTGCCGTTGACGCCCACCGAGCTGGTGTCGGTGGTAGGGAACCTGGTCGACAACGCCCTCGAGGCCGTGCGCGGCCTCCCCGACGCCGCCGTGACGGTGGAGGGCCGGGCCGCCGGCACCGACACGGTCCTCTCGGTGCGCGACACCGGCCGGGGCCCCCGCGACGACCGCGTCTTCGAGCGGGGTGTCACGACGAAGTCCGGTCCGCACCGCGGCATCGGGCTCGCCCTCGTCCGCTCCATCGTGGAGGGACGCGGCGGCCGCATCGACTTCCTGCCCGGCGGCGGCAGCCACGTCCAGGTGCGACTGCCTCGAGACGAGGCCCGATGATCCGCACATTCGTCGTCGAAGACGACCCCCGGGCTCTGGCCACGCACGTCTCCTATCTGGAGCGCCTGGGCGCGTTCGAGATCGTCGGCGTGGCGGCGACCATCGCGTCGGCGCAAGAGGGTGTGCTCGCCGCGCATCGTGGCATCCCTCCCCTCGATCTGCTGTTGATGGACCTGACCCTCCCCGACGGCCGGGGCACCGATCTCGCGCGCTTCCTGCGCTTCCACAGCGTCGACGTCGACATCATCGCCATCACCGGCGACCGCAGCGTCGACGCGGTCCGCACCTGCCTCGCCCTGGGCGCCGTGCAGTACCTCATCAAGCCGTTCGGCTTCCGGACGTTCAAGGACCGCCTCGACGGCTACCTGCGATACCGGCGGGGGTCGGATGCCATCGACCGCCGCACGACGCAGGAGGAGATCGATGCGCTGCTGACGATGCGCCGGACCGGGCCGACGGCGCTGCCCAAAGGACTGACCAAGACGACCTACGACGTCATCTGCGAGCACGTGCACCGGCACGGCCGTCCGACCTCGGCGACCGAGGTGGGGCTGGCGTGCGGAGTGTCGCGAGTCACCGCCCGCCGCTACCTGGAGCACCTGGCCGACCTGGGGCTGTGCGTGCGCACGCACCGGCCGGGCGGTATGGGTCGGCCCGAGATCGACTACGTCTGGAGCGCGTGAGCGTGGCCCCCGGGGATTCCGGGGGCCACGCCCGTGACCTCACTCCGCGTCGGCGAAGATGACCTGGCGGCGCGTGCGCATGCGCGGCAGCGCGGCCACGACGAGGATGACCACGGCCAGCAGGAGGAGCGTGCCCGAGATGGGCCGCGTGACGAACTCGGTCACATCGCCCTGCGAGATGATCATCGCGCGCCGGAAGTTGCGCTCCAGCAGCGGCCCGAGCACGAAGCCCAGCAGCAGCGGCGCCGGTTCGCAGCCCGCCTGCAACAGCACGAACCCGAGCAGGCCGAACACCGCCACCATGAGCACGTCGTACGGGTTCCCGCTGATCGAGAAGGTCCCGATGGCGGCGAAGACGACGATGGCCGGGAACAGCGCCCAGTACGGCACCCGCAGCATGCGCACCCAGATGCCGATCAGGGGCAGGTTCAACGCGACGAGCATCAGATTGCCGACCCACATCGACGCGATCAGGCCCCAGAACAGCACCGGCTCGGTCTCCATCACCGTCGGCCCGGGCTGGATGCCCTGGATGATGAAGGCGGCGAGGATGAGAGCCATCACGGGGTGCGCCGGGATGCCGAGGGTCAGCAGCGGGATGAACGAGGTCTGCGCCGCGGCGTTGTTGGCCGACTCCGGACCCGCGACCCCCGCGATCGCCCCGCGTCCGAAGGTCTCGGGCTTCTTCGAGATCTTCTTCTCCATGGCGTAGGAGGCGAAGGATGCCAGGATGTGGCCGCCCCCGGGAAGGATGCCCAGGCCCGAGCCCAGCGCCGTTCCGCGCAGCGTCGGGCCGATCATGGCGCGGCGGTCCTCGCGGTTGGGCCAGAGCCGCGACAGCTTCGCCAGCACGGGATTGCGCGATTCCGGGTTGGCGAGGTTGCGCAGGATCTCGGCGATGCCGAAGATGCCCACCGCGAGCGAGACGAAGTCGAGACCGCCGTCGAGCTCCCGGATGCCACCGGTGAACCGCGCGTCACCGGTGAAGCTGTCCTGTCCCACGGTCGAGAGCAGGATGCCGAGCACGATCATGCCCAGCGCCTTCAGCGTCGATCCGCTCGCCAGCGCGATCGAGGCGATCAGTCCGAGGATGACGAGGGCGAAGTACTCGAACGCCCCGAAGCTCAGCGCCACGGTCGCCAGCGGCGGGGCCGCGACCGCGAGGATCAGGGTCGCGATCGTGCCCGCGGTGAACGACGACAGGGCGGCGACGGCGAGCGCCGTGCCCGCCTTGCCCATCCTCGCCAGCTTGTGTCCGTCGATGGCCGTGACCGCCGACGACGATTCCCCCGGCAGGTTGATGAGGATCGCCGTCGTCGACCCGCCGTACTGCGCGCCGTAATAGATGCCGGCGAGCATGATGATCGCCGTCACCGGCTCGCCGAACGCGAACGTCAGCGGCAGCAGCATCGCCACGGTCGCGGTGGGGCCGATGCCCGGGAGCACTCCCACCGCCGTTCCCAGGGCGACGCCCAGCAGGCAGAACAGCAGGTTCTCCCACTGGAAGGCCGTCGCGAGACCCAGCATGAGGTTGTTCAGCAGGTCCACGTCATCCTCCGATCCACGGTCCGATGACCGGCACGTTGAGGCCGAGGCCGAGCGAGAAGACCAGGTAGCACAGCACGGTCAGCGCCACGCTGGTCAGCAGCGCCTGCTTCACCGTGGTCTCCTTGCGGGCGAACGACACCGCGGCGACCGCGATGAAGACCGACAGCAGCAGTCCCAGACCGTCGATGGCGACGGCGAAGAAGACGATCGTCGCCATGATGATCAGCAGCGGACGCCACGGGATGCGCCCGAAACCGAGCGGCGCCCCGCGTTCGAGGTCGCCGACCACGGGCGTCGGACGGGTGACGAAGGGCACACCCTCCGCCTGCGACGCCTTGGCGGCGGCGAGCGCCTCGAAGGTCGACTCCTCCGCCATCTGCTCGGCCGTCGCGGGCTCCTCGACGAAGGTCTCCTGTCGGCTGGGCGCGACGAAGGCCTTCACCAGGACGGCGATCCCGAGGGCGACCAGCAGCAGGGCGATGCCGAGCGGGAAGGCACCCGGACCCATGGCGAGGGGAGTACCGAGTTCGTACCCGAGGGAGGCGACGGCGAAGATCGCGCCGAGGGCGAGGAAGACCCCGCCCCCGACGAGATCGGCCGGTGAGGGCTTTGGGGCTCCGCGGAGCGAGACGGGCTCGCCCCGCGGAGTGATCTCGGCGATGTCAGTTCCCCTTGCCGAGGAGGTCGCCCCACAGCGCGATCTGGTCGCTGAGCTGGGTCGACAGCACCGACGGCGCGGCCTGCTCGGCGCTGACCGGCGAGGTGCCGAGCTCTTCGAACTGCGTCTTCACCTCGTCGTTGCCGAGGGCCGTGATGAGCGCTTCGTTGAGTACGGTCACGACGTCCTCGGGGGTGCCGGCCGGAGCGTACAGGCCGTGCCAGATGCTCACCTCCACGTCGGGCAGGCCCGCCTCGGCGGTGGTGGGCACGTCCGGGAGCACGGCGACGCGTTCGGGGACGGTGACGGCGTACGCGTCGACGGCGCCGGAGAGGATCTGGCTCGCGGAGTTCGTCGTCTGGTCGCACAGCAGGTCGACCTGCCCGCCGAGCAGATCGGCCATGGCCGGTCCCGTCCCGTCGTAGGGCACCTCGGTGAGCGTGACGCCGAGGGCGTCCTGCATGAGGGTCGCGCACAGGTGCGAGGCGGACCCGACGCCCGCGTGGGCCAGGGTCACGGTGGACTCGTTCGCCTCGATGTACTCCACGAGCTCTTCGAAGGATGCCGGACCCAGGCCCGTCTTCGAGAGGATCGCCATCGGCACCTCCGTCACGAGGCCCACCGGCTCGAAGTCGGCGACGGGGTCGAAGTTCAGGTCGGGGTAGAGCGTCGGTGCGGTCGACATCCCGATGTGGTGCAGCAGCAGGGTGTAGCCGTCGGGGTCGGCCTGCGAGGCTTCGCCGGCGCCGACCGTGCCGCCGGCGCCCTCGACGTTGTCGACGACCACCTGCACGCCCAGTTCCTCCCCGAGCGGTTCGGCGAGGATGCGGGTGACGGTGTCGGTCGGGCCGCCGGCCGAGAAGGGCACGATGACGTCGATCGTGTCGGAGGGGTAGGTGTCTCCGCCACCCCCACCGCCGGCTCCGCCGGAGCAGGCGGCGAGCGAGAGGGTCAGGGCGAGTCCGGCGGAGCCGGCGAGAAGGAAACGGGAACGCGTCATTGCTGTGTCCTTTGCGTCTTCATCGACTTGGTCGACCGCGACGTCGGTGTCGCAGTGGCCCCATGCTGCGGGTCGGGAGTGCCCCCGGCAACGGCTCCGGCGCGACCACTATGAACGCAAGTCCGACGCCCGCCGCCCGGCGGTGAACACTATGAACGCAAGTCGTCGACCCTCGGACGCCGAAACCGCCTCGGGCCACCCGCACGCGGCATCCTGACGCGATGCGCGTTCGACGAAGTCGAGTCTGGCAGGCGCCCCGCGCCACCCGGCCCCGGCCTCACCGGCCGCCGGGCCGGCTCAGGCGAGCAGCGTCAACACCAGGCCGATCAGGGGCAGGGTGCCCTGGATGGCCGCGGGCCGCAGGTACCGGCGTCCCGACGTGACGAGCACGAGCGCCGCAGCGAGCATCGAGCCGAGCGAGAACACCAGCAGCGTCCGCCCGGCGACGTCGTCGAAGCCGTTCACGATCCACAGCACGATGCCGATAGCCGCGCCGATCGCGAGGAACAGGTTGTAGAAGCCCTGGTTGTAGGCCATTGGCCTGGTCGCATCGGCCGTGCCCTGATCGGCGACGCCGAAGGTCTTCCACGTTCCCGGCTGGGTCCAGCGGATGCTCTCGAGCACGAAGATGTAGACGTGCAGCAGGGCGGCGAGCCCCGCGAAGACCAGAGCGAGAAGGCCGACCATGCGTCTACGCTACCGCCGGCGGTTAGCCTGGACCCATGGCGAACGGCGGCGGATCCCGAGGACGCACCGGTCGGCCCCACCGCGCCGGGGGCGCGAAGCCGGCCCCCTCTCGGACGAAGGCTCCGAAGCGCGATCGTCCGGCTCCCCCCGTCCGCGAGGAGCCGCGCCACTTCGTGCTCGGAGCGATCCCGGGGGCCACACCGGGCAAATGGATCGACCTCTGGCGCGAGCGGATGCCGCACGTGACCCTCACCCTCCGCGAGATCACGGTCGCCGAGCAGCGATCCGCTCTCGACGAGGTGGACGCTGCCCTCGTCCGGCTGCCCGTTGCGGCATCCGACGACCTGCACGTCATCCCGCTCTACGAGGAGCAGCCGGTCGTGGTGATGTCGGCCGACTCCGACCTGACCGCGGCCGACGAGCTGGAGCGCGCCGATCTGGCGGGCGAGGTCGTCATCGTCCCCCTCGACGACGTCTTGCGCGTGGAGATTCCGGATGCCGTCGCCCCGGCGTTCGCCGCCCCGGCCGACACGGCCGAAGCGGTCGCCACCGTCGCGGCCGGAGTGGGGGTCGTGATCATGCCGATGTCGCTGGCCCGCGCTCATCAGCGACGCGACGTCGAGTACCGCGTGCTGCGCGACGGGCCGGGTTCGACGGTCGCGCTCGCGTGGCTGCGGGAGCGCACCACCGCCGACGTCGAGGCATTCGTCGGCGTCGTGCGCGGGCGGACGGCTCGCTCGTCTCGCTGACGCACATCGCGGTCGCCCTCAGGCGGGACAAGACCGCGCGCCGGGGCCAGGCCGTGGCTCCGGCTCCCGCTCCGGCTCCGGCTCCGGCTCCGGCTCCGGCTCCGGGCCCAGCCTGCGGCGCCGTCTGCGGTGCCGGCCCCGCCTCCGCCGCGCTCGCCGACGCACGCATAAACGCAATCCGCGCGCAGAAACACGCTCTCGTCACGTTTCTGCGCAGGAATCGCGTTTATGCGCCGGCCGAGGCGACCCGGCGGAGCCGTGAGCAACGTTGCGCCGCGTTTCCCACCCCCGGTCACCGTGACGGCCGCGCGCATAGAATCCCTGGGTGACCGCGCCCCTGCTCTACGTCTGCGTCCGGCCGCAGCGTGCTGCGGCCGTGGCGGAGTGGGCGTCGTTCCGCGACGGCCTGGGCGTCGGCGACGACGACCTCGTCCACCACGATCTCGTGCGCGAGCCGCTGCCGCTCGACCTCGAGCGCTACGCCGCCGTCGTGGTCGGCGGGAGCCCCTTCAACGTCACCGATCCCGACAAGACCGACGAGCAGCAGCGCCTCGAACGCGACCTCGAGCGTCTGGCGGCGACCGCGATCGAGGGCCGCACCCACGCGCTGTTCACCTGCTTCGGCATCGGTGTGGTCACGCGCCTCCTGGGCGGGACGGTCACCCTTCAGCACCCCGAGGGCACGGGTCCCGCCGACATCTCGCTGACCGACGCGGGCCGCGAGGACGAGCTGTTCGGCATCCTGAACCCCCGCTTCGAGGCGCTCACCGCGCATAAGGAGGGCGCCGACGCCGTGCCGCCCGGTGCGACGCTGCTCGCGGAGAACGACGCCTGCCCGGTGCAGGCGTACCGTGCCGGGGCCGGGCTGTGGGCGACGCAGTTCCACCCGGAGCCGACGACCGACGCGTTCGTGGCGCGCATGCGGGTCTACCGCGACGCCGGGTACTTCGACGCCGAGGCCTTCGACGAGGTCTCGGCGCACGTGCGGTCGGCGTCCGTCGAGCAGCCCACGCGCCTGCTGCGGTCCTTCGCCGCACGCGCGGTCGCGGCCTGAGACGTCCCGTCCGGCCGCCCCGGGAAGCGACGAGCGGCGGGCCGATGCCGCGCAGCGCCCGCACCGGGTCCGTCATCGCCCACCGGGACCGCGGAATCGCGAGGGGCCGCGTGGCATCCACGTCAAGCCCACCATCGACATTTACCTAGCTTTTCTAGTGTTCTCGGTATGAACACAGCAACTCAGTGGCGGGGCGCAGACCTCGCGCGTCAGATCGTCGTGCTCTCCGCGGTGTCGTTCATGCTCATCGCCGCCGTCATCGGAGCGGGCGCGTTCGGGAACTCGGCGGTGCAGGATCAGCAGGGCGGCGCCCTCGACACGGATGGTTCCTACCTCGCCCCCGCCGGCCCCGCGTTCTCCATCTGGTCGGTGATCTACCTCGGCCTGATCGTCTACGCGGTGTGGCAGGCTCTGCCCTCCCAGCGGACGAACCCCCGTCAGCGCGCGCTCGGGTGGCTCATCGCCCTCACGATGACGCTCAACGGCCTCTGGCTCGTCGCCGCCCGCTTCGGCACGCTGCTGCTCACCGTCGTCGACATCGCGCTCCTGCTCGCGGCCCTCGGCTGGACGTTCCGAGTCGCCGTCGCCACTCGCGAACCGCGCGGCGGCGTCGCCGACTCCGTCCTCATCGACGGCGTGACGGGCCTGCACCTCGGGTGGGTCACCCTGGCGACCGTGGCGAACATCTCCGCGTACCTCACCACCGTCGTCCCGCCCCGCTGGGAGGACGCAGCGGATGCCATCGGCATCGCGGTGCTGGTCGTGGTCGCCCTCATCGGTCTCGCCATCGCGTGGCGGAGCGGCTGGCGCATCACCCCCGCCCTGGCGCTCGCATGGGGCCTGAGCTGGCTCGCGGTGGAGCGCTTCACCGGCGAGCCGCAGAGCGGCCCGATCGGCGCGACCGCACTCGTCGTCGCGGCCGTCGTGCTGCTGCCCCCGGCCATCGTGAGGGTGCTGCGTCTGATCCGCCCGAGCGTCGACTGACCGCGTAACCCCGCGGCATCCGCCTGACAAGAGGGGCGGATGCCGAAGGCGCGGGGAGTGTAATCGAGCGGTGGACTCGCTGCCTCTCCCCCTGCTCGTGATCATCTTCGTCGCCGCCGCGGCTGTCGTCTGGGTGGCCGGCATCCAGCTGTCGAAGGCGACGGATGTCATCGACGCGCGCCTCCATCTCGGCAGCGCCCTGGGCGGTCTCATCGTCCTGGCGGTGGCCACCAACCTCCCCGAGATCGCGATCACCGTCTCGGCCGCGGTGTCGGGCAATCTCGACGTGGCCGTCGGCAACATCCTCGGCGGCATCGCGCTGCAGACGGTGGTTCTCGTCATCCTCGACGCCTTCGGCAAGCGGGGCCACGGGGTGAAGCCGCTCACCTACCGCGCGGCATCCCTGACGCTTGTGCTGGAGGGGTTGGTCGTGGTGGCCGTGCTGGCCGCGGTCATCGCCGGCAGCCAGCTCCCCGACGGCCTCGAGGTGCTCCGCCTCACCCCCGATGTCGTGCTGATCGCTGCCCTGTGGATCGTGGGGCTCCTGCTCGTGCAGCGAGCCGGATCGAATCTGCCGTGGCACGAGGACGGGCGGGCTCCCGACGCGAGCCCGAAGCCGCAGAAGAGCGAGAAGAAGATGAGCACGAAGAAGGCCTTCGTCGTGTTCTCGATCTCGGCTCTCGCGACCCTGGTCGCCGGTGTCGTGCTCGAGCGGTCCGGTGATGCCGCGTCGTCGCAGATCGGCCTCTCCGGCGTGCTCTTCGGCGCCACCGTGCTGGCGCTGGCGACGTCGCTGCCCGAGATCTCCACCGGTCTGCAGGCGATCCGCCAGGGCGACGACAACCTCGCCATCAGCGACATCTTCGGCGGCAACGCCTTCTTGCCCGTGCTGTTCCTGCTCGCAACGGTGATCTCGGGGTCGGCGGTGCTCCCCCGGGCGAATGCCGCCGACATCTACCTCACCGCCCTGGCCGCACTGCTGACGCTGGTCTACGTCGTCGGCCTGATCTTCCGGCCGCAGCGGCGCGTCATCGGCATGGGTATCGACTCGTTCGTCGTGCTCGTTCTCTACGCGGTGGGGATCGGCGGGCTGTTCGCGATCTCCGGTTGAAACCGGCACCCGCGAGCGACGTCACTGCGCGTGTGGGCGTCCGGTCACCGCGTGCGTCGCCGCCACCCCTCGACGACGCGACGCCGAAGTGCACCCTGTTCGGGGAGCGAGACGTCGAACCAGATGGCGAGGATGCGCGACACCGCAGTGACCGCCACCCCGACTCCGCCCGCCACGATCAAGGGGACTCCCGCAGCGGCGAGACCGCAGATGGTCACGCTTCCGGCGATCGCCGTTGCGGAGTACAGCGACCGGATCTCCATCGCCGCGGGTGGCACGCCCAGCATGAGGTCGCGCAGGATCCCTCCCCCGACGGCCCCCAGGGTGCCCACCAGCACCGCGGGAAACAGCGTCAAGCCCGAATCGAGCGCCTTGCAGGTCGACAGCGCGGCGAACATCGCGATGGCCAGCGCGTCGAGATAGTCCGCAGCCGACGTCACCTGGTCGAGCAGCGGAGCGATCAGGATGCCGATGAAAGCCGCACCCATGGCCGTGGGGACGTAGTACGGCTGCTGCAACGCGGCGATCGGGACCTCCAGCAGCACGTCCCGGATGACCCCTCCGCCGAGGGCGACGAGGATGCCGATGAACGCGACCCCGAGGAAGTGGATGCGGCGGGAGTCGCGTATCGCGTAGGCGAACGCCGACCCCTGCAGCCCGCCGAGAACGACGCCGCTCAGGTCGGCCCAGAGGGGGACTTCGAATGATGGGGACAACGGCGTCCCACCTCTCCAGCGCAACTGCGCTCACGGACACGTCCGACGGCGTGTGCCGTCAGTGTAGGCCGCCGACGATGAGAGCGGCCGCTCAAAATCCGCTGTCCAACGTCGCCGATTCGCACCCGCCGGCCACCCGCACCGGGCACAGGACGGCCCCGCCCCCAGAGGGACGGGGCCGTTCATCACCGGTCAGAGAGCCGGACCCACGATCGCGCTCGCACCCGCGGGAACGGAGACTCCGGTCCCGTCGAGCGTCACACCTTCCGCCGTCGCCAGCAGCACGCGTGCCCCCGAGGAGACGGATGCCGTGGCCTCGGCATCCGAGAGGTTCACGACGACCACGAGATCACCGCGACGCAGCTCGTAGACGCGACCGCCGGTCGCCTCGTGCGCCGCGGCCGAGAGGCCCTCGCGCGACGGGTCGGTCAGTTCGGGCCGCTCGCGGCGCAGCTTCGCGAGCTCCCGGTACAGGCCCAGCAGCTGGGCGTGATCGCCCTCGCCCACCTCGTCCCAATCGAGCTTGGAGTTCTCGAACGTCGACGGGTCCTGCGGGTCGGGGACGGTGGACTCGTCCCAGCCCATCTTCTCGAATTCGGCGATGCGCCCCTCGGCGGTGGCCTTGCCGAGCTCGGGCTCGGGGTGCGAGGTGAAGAACTGCCACGGCGTGGTCGCCCCCCACTCCTCGCCCATGAAGAGCATGGGCGTGCCCGGGGCGGTGAGGGTCAGCACGGCGGCTGCCGCGAGCCGGTCGTAGCCGAGCGTCTGCGACAGGCGGTCGCCGGCGGCGCGGTTGCCGATCTGGTCGTGGTCCTGCGCGAAGGTCACCAGGCGCCAGTTCGGCACGTCCTTCGGGATGGGCTTGCCGTGCTTCTCCTCGCGGAACGACGAGTACGTGCCGTCGTGGAAGAAGCCGCCCTCGCTCACTTTGCGGAACGCGTCGATGTCGGCGAAGTCCTCGTAGTAGCCGATGGTCTCGCCGGTCAGGGCCACGTGCGCGGTGTGGTGCCAGTCGTCCGACCACTGGGCGGTGAGCCCGTAGCCGCCGGCCTCGCGCGGGAGGATGAGCTTGGGGTCGTTCATGTCGCTCTCGGCGATGGTGGTCAGCGGGATGCCGCGGTGCGCCGACAGGGCGTCGGTGCGCTCGGCGATCTCCTGCAGCACGTGCGGCTCGCGGTGGTCGAGCAGCGCGTGCACGGCATCCAGCCGAAGACCGTCGACGTGGTAGTCGCTCATCCACATCAACGCGTTCTCGACGATGTAGGCGCGCACGGCGTGCTCATCGAGGTTGACGGAGTCGCCCCACGTGTTGCGGCTGCCCTCGCGCAGGTACTCGCCGAACTCGGGCAGGTAGTTGCCCGACGGACCCAGGTGGTTGTAGACGACGTCCTGGATGACGGCGAGGCCCGCCGCGTGCGCCGCGTCGACGAAGCGCTGATACGCCTCGGGTCCGCCGTAGGCCTCGTGCACGGTGTACCAGAGCACGCCGTCGTAGCCCCAGTTCCAGGTGCCGTTGAAGCCGTTCACCGGCAGCAGCTCGACGTGCGTCACGCCCAGGTCGACGAGGTGGTCAAGGCGGCCGATCGCGGCATCCAGGGTCCCCTCGGGCGTGAAGGTGCCCAGGTGGAGCTCGTAGATGAGACCACCCGCGAGTTGCTTGCCCGTCCAGGCGGCGTCGTTCCACGCGTACACGCTCGGGTCGAACCACGCCGACGCCTCGTGCACACCGCCCGGCTGCCGGCGCGAGCGCGGGTCGGGGCGCAGGTCGTCGCCGTCACCGAGCACGAAGCCGTACCGCTCCCCGTCGGCGAGGTCGACCGGCGCCGTCCACCAGCCGCCCGAGGCCGACGCCATCTCGATGTCTTCGATCACGGTGTCGCCACTGTCGTCCAGCCGGCGCAGCCGCACCCGCTCGGCCTTGGGCGCCCAAACGTCGATGCTCATGATGTGTCCTTACGCGTGAGGGGTCAGAAAGTGTCGCCGGGCGATGCGTGAGGCGACAAAATCTGACCCCTCACGCGCCGAGAGATCAGAAGATCAGCAGGGCCACCGGGTAGACCGAGAGGAGATCGGCCAGAGGCGTGGGACCGCCCGTGAACGAGCGACCGGTCAGCACGTCGATGAGGGGCGTGTCGGGCAGCAGCACCACCGTGTCGCGCCACCCGCCCGCAGCCGCCAGACCGTGCGGCAGACGGGTCGCCACGGC
The DNA window shown above is from Microbacterium proteolyticum and carries:
- the treZ gene encoding malto-oligosyltrehalose trehalohydrolase is translated as MSIDVWAPKAERVRLRRLDDSGDTVIEDIEMASASGGWWTAPVDLADGERYGFVLGDGDDLRPDPRSRRQPGGVHEASAWFDPSVYAWNDAAWTGKQLAGGLIYELHLGTFTPEGTLDAAIGRLDHLVDLGVTHVELLPVNGFNGTWNWGYDGVLWYTVHEAYGGPEAYQRFVDAAHAAGLAVIQDVVYNHLGPSGNYLPEFGEYLREGSRNTWGDSVNLDEHAVRAYIVENALMWMSDYHVDGLRLDAVHALLDHREPHVLQEIAERTDALSAHRGIPLTTIAESDMNDPKLILPREAGGYGLTAQWSDDWHHTAHVALTGETIGYYEDFADIDAFRKVSEGGFFHDGTYSSFREEKHGKPIPKDVPNWRLVTFAQDHDQIGNRAAGDRLSQTLGYDRLAAAAVLTLTAPGTPMLFMGEEWGATTPWQFFTSHPEPELGKATAEGRIAEFEKMGWDESTVPDPQDPSTFENSKLDWDEVGEGDHAQLLGLYRELAKLRRERPELTDPSREGLSAAAHEATGGRVYELRRGDLVVVVNLSDAEATASVSSGARVLLATAEGVTLDGTGVSVPAGASAIVGPAL
- a CDS encoding TspO/MBR family protein; this translates as MNTATQWRGADLARQIVVLSAVSFMLIAAVIGAGAFGNSAVQDQQGGALDTDGSYLAPAGPAFSIWSVIYLGLIVYAVWQALPSQRTNPRQRALGWLIALTMTLNGLWLVAARFGTLLLTVVDIALLLAALGWTFRVAVATREPRGGVADSVLIDGVTGLHLGWVTLATVANISAYLTTVVPPRWEDAADAIGIAVLVVVALIGLAIAWRSGWRITPALALAWGLSWLAVERFTGEPQSGPIGATALVVAAVVLLPPAIVRVLRLIRPSVD
- a CDS encoding trimeric intracellular cation channel family protein, whose protein sequence is MSPSFEVPLWADLSGVVLGGLQGSAFAYAIRDSRRIHFLGVAFIGILVALGGGVIRDVLLEVPIAALQQPYYVPTAMGAAFIGILIAPLLDQVTSAADYLDALAIAMFAALSTCKALDSGLTLFPAVLVGTLGAVGGGILRDLMLGVPPAAMEIRSLYSATAIAGSVTICGLAAAGVPLIVAGGVGVAVTAVSRILAIWFDVSLPEQGALRRRVVEGWRRRTR
- a CDS encoding sodium:calcium antiporter, with protein sequence MDSLPLPLLVIIFVAAAAVVWVAGIQLSKATDVIDARLHLGSALGGLIVLAVATNLPEIAITVSAAVSGNLDVAVGNILGGIALQTVVLVILDAFGKRGHGVKPLTYRAASLTLVLEGLVVVAVLAAVIAGSQLPDGLEVLRLTPDVVLIAALWIVGLLLVQRAGSNLPWHEDGRAPDASPKPQKSEKKMSTKKAFVVFSISALATLVAGVVLERSGDAASSQIGLSGVLFGATVLALATSLPEISTGLQAIRQGDDNLAISDIFGGNAFLPVLFLLATVISGSAVLPRANAADIYLTALAALLTLVYVVGLIFRPQRRVIGMGIDSFVVLVLYAVGIGGLFAISG
- a CDS encoding LysR substrate-binding domain-containing protein encodes the protein MLGAIPGATPGKWIDLWRERMPHVTLTLREITVAEQRSALDEVDAALVRLPVAASDDLHVIPLYEEQPVVVMSADSDLTAADELERADLAGEVVIVPLDDVLRVEIPDAVAPAFAAPADTAEAVATVAAGVGVVIMPMSLARAHQRRDVEYRVLRDGPGSTVALAWLRERTTADVEAFVGVVRGRTARSSR
- a CDS encoding glutamine amidotransferase-related protein, with protein sequence MTAPLLYVCVRPQRAAAVAEWASFRDGLGVGDDDLVHHDLVREPLPLDLERYAAVVVGGSPFNVTDPDKTDEQQRLERDLERLAATAIEGRTHALFTCFGIGVVTRLLGGTVTLQHPEGTGPADISLTDAGREDELFGILNPRFEALTAHKEGADAVPPGATLLAENDACPVQAYRAGAGLWATQFHPEPTTDAFVARMRVYRDAGYFDAEAFDEVSAHVRSASVEQPTRLLRSFAARAVAA